A window of Planctomycetia bacterium genomic DNA:
ATACCAGCCTTCTTCAATCTCTGTCGCAGTGACGCCATCGAGAGTCTGCTGTCTTCCAGAAGTACAGTAGCCATCTCACTGAGGATGAAATCCTGCAGATCGTCGCCGGTCCAGCCCTGCGATTCCAGTTGCTCCTGAATCTCTGTAAGGCATCGTTCGCGCAGTTTATCCATCTGACGCGACAAGGTTCCTTCATGTATCCCAAGTAGCTGTGCCGATTCACGCTGGCTTAGTTGATATCTCCATCGCAAGCCAAGCAAAATCAACTCCTGATCATTCAGCGTGGTCAGCCAGGCTCGGGTAGCATCACGAAACAATTCATGCCAATGACTGGAAGAAAGCGTATCAGGCTTTTCAAATGCCTGCAGAAGATCGTCATCACCAAGGTCTGCCACGCGATGCGACGGCGATCGCAGATTCGAAAGTTGCCGGTTTTGAAACACCCTCAGGAGCCAGGGGACCAGTGGCCTCAAGCCATCATAACGGGCGAGGATGGGCAACGACTCTTCACTGGAAGACACTATCAAGTGTCCCCAGAAATCGTTAATCGCGGTTTCCTGTTCCAGTTCCATTCGTGGATAAAGTCTGGCAGCCCGTGATCGCAAGGCATCCAGCAGCAGTCGATCTGCCCGGCCAACTTTAGACTGAAATAAATTATCCCAGGCGGCTTCCTGTCTCTCCAAGCATGCCATAACCAGGTAGGCATCCAGCGATTGCAACTGAGAGACGAAACCAGCCCAATCCAGGTCAGGTTGCATCACCCGGGCTCGTTCATACATCCGTTTCAGATGCTCAAAGAACGATGAAAACTCAATCACCAGTTGTGGGCGTTGAATGCGGCAGAAATGATACAGCAGATGGATGCGAAGTTCAGACAATGTGCTCACGAAAGCGTCCCTGCCGGAGCGAAGATAATTATTTCTATTCTACGCAGCGGCGTCGATGGCGACGCAGTCATTCCCGGCGCTACGCGTGTACCCATACCAATAGCATGCACCGTACGACGGCTGAAAGTTCCCGTTTTGTGAATGCCATGATGATCGGTGAGATAAGTGCGAATCGCTTCTGCCTGTTCCTGGGTCAGAATTTCCGCTGCCCGCTGATCCGGATAATTCGGATCGGTGTACGAAACAATCACCACTTCCGAACCGCTCAACTTCGTTCCAGGCAATGTCTTGGCTGCCCAGGCACGAAGTTGTTCGACACCTTCGGGATGAAAAACCGAACGGCCTTCATGAAACAACTCTGCCTCTGTAAACACTCCCACCACTTTGTCCATGCCTGGGCGAACCAGCAGTTTCGTGTTTGGATCAACATGCTTGCCTACCAGCGGCAACTGTTTCATGGCATCAAAGCCGAACTGTACCGACTGGCTGGTATCCCGCACCTGTTTGATAGTGCTTAAAACTTCCTGGCCTAGAACACCTTTGCCTTCTCGCAGGTCGCTGGTTAATCCTTCAATTTCTTTCACAGCCTTTTCGCTGCGAACGCTCAGCGATTTCATGTGTTCAGAAAGCTTGCGAACATCCTCCAATGTCTGATGCGATTCGCTTGCCAGTTTCTTCAGATCATCCGCCAGGGAATCTTCACGGCCTGGAATAATGGCATGCTCAGCCAATGTTTCCGAGCCGGGAGAACCAGGGAAGATGTCAATCACCTTGCCACCAAGTAAACCTTCAGGCTTGATCTCTGCACGGGCATCCTGTCCCAGTAATGCTCGACATCTTCCATCCAGCTTCAAAGTCACCAGCAGATCACCACCACGCTGAACGGGCTGTTCAATGGATGCTACCTGCCCAGCGGGTACACCCTGAATGCGTACCCGCGTTCCTGGCTCCAGCCCGGCAGCGTTGCCCACTTTCATCGTAATGTTGAATGTGCCGTTCCAGAGCTGCTGCTTGTCGCCAATGGAAAAAAGACCGAACGCAAACAGCAGGAGACCGATAACCACGGCGGCAGCAAAGAGCCAGGCTTGTTTGCGACTGAGAACTTCCGTCATGTTTTTCACCCCAGACTGGTTTCTGGATGCGGTATGGTACCGTATTATACCCTTAACCTGAATAGAAAGTTGCGACACGAGATTTTTGCCCACGAGTCTTATGGCTTCTACACCCGTGATATTGGATTGGCAAGCCGACAAGCTTCGTGCCTGGATGCTTTCACCAGGCGCTTCGCCAAGGCCTGTTATCCTCGATGAGAACGAGACAGTATTACCTCTCGTCATCAGCATGGCAGAGCGACGACTGCAACTCGGCAAATCGGGTTACAAGCTCATCAGGCTGCAACCGCAGCAGGTCATGGAATGTTTCGTACCACATTTGGGTATGGATCGAAGCTGGCAGTATCGGAGACATACACTCGAAAGCCGCGATGGGTTCGCGCTGGTGCTGCAGAAAATCAAAGACAAGTTGCCGGGAAAATCGGTGTTGCACATCGTGCCCAGCTATTGGAATCGTGAGCAGGCTGCCTTGCTGGAAGACCAGACCCGTCAGGCCGGTTTGCGATCACTGGGCAGCATCAAGCGTGGCCTCGTGCTTTCAGGTTTGTCTCCGGGCCTGGTTGTTGATGTGGATGCCTTTGCTGCCACCATTACTCAGAACCGACTGCAATCACGATCGGGAGGCCTGCAATATGAGCACACGCAAACCCTGACCGACCTGGCTATACCCATCTGGTCAGAACGCATTGCGGGCCTAGTGGCTTCCCGCTGCCTTCAGGATTATCGCCGTGATCCGCGAGCCAATGCGGAAACCGATCAGCAACTCTATGAGCAGATTCAGCGGAAGCTGCCCGATTGGGCCAGCCAGCAAGATGCCCGCATTCACTTGAAGCAGCAGGATTGGCAGGATGATCTGCCCATGAACGCCAGTGACGTGCAGGCAGTCTGTTCTCCTCTTGCTAATCGCCTGGCACAGTACATCGTGGCGAAGAAAGAAAGTGAAAGCTGGTTCCTCTCGCCTGAAGCAGGTTCATTACCTGGCTTGCCTCAGGCACTGTATCAGGCAAGTATGAATCAGCGATCGATATCCGTATTGCCGCTGGAACTCATGCCGATGGCTCTCACCAACTGGGCCTGCCACATCGAACAGGGCTTGCTGCAGCCACCTCATCTGGCTGAGACAATGCCAGCGATTAGTGAAATACCTGCTGAGCATCAGCCAGATACGTTGCCGTTCTTAAAGAAGCCGAGCAGGAAATAGTTGTAATTAACGCGTTTTACCCAATAACTTCCCTAATCACCTCGCCAAAATCAATTTCCAGACGTTTGCGGCCGGGGATTTCCAGCTTGCGCGAATCCAATCCCAACTGATGCAGAACGGTCGCGTGCAGGTCGGTCACATAATGGCGATGCTCCACCGCATGGAATCCCAGTTCATCGGTGGCTCCATGAGCGATGCCACCCTTGATGCCACCGCCACACATCCAGGCCGAGAAACCATACGGGTGATGATCGCGGCCATCACTCTTTTCAGCACCGGGCGTTCTGCCAAATTCACTGCCCCACACTACGATGGTTTCATCGAGCAGGCCACGCTGGTCCAGATCGGTGAGTAATGCGCCGATGGGTTGATCGACCTGAGCACACAATTCAGTATGATTCGATTTCAATCCACCATGTGCATCCCAGGCGCCAGCGCCGCCATTGCTGCCATGAAATACCTGCACGAATCGAACTCCCCGTTCAACTAACCGCCGGGCTGCCAGGCATTGTTCGCCGAACGGTTTGGTCTTGGCATTGTCTAAACCATAGAGTTTGCGAGTTGCTTCACTTTCACTGGCAAAATTGACCACCTCCGGCACGCTGCTCTGCATCTTGTAAGCCAGTTCATAACTCTTGATGCGTGCTCGCAGTGCTGGATCATCAGGATAGGTGACATTGGAAAGTGCGTTCAACTTGCCTGCCAGTTCAAACTCCGCTGCCTGTTCCATGGCTGATTTGGGCATGGAGGAAACAGCGAAAGGCAACGGGTTCTTCGGATCGACCTTGAGCCTTATACCATTATGCTCCGGCCCCAGGTAATGGCTACCATGTCCGTGCACGCCGCCACAGCAATCTGCCAGTGGAGTGCCCAGCACTACAAAACTGGGA
This region includes:
- a CDS encoding DUF1501 domain-containing protein translates to MLLPSRRTFLSDIGMGFSGLALSAMLHRDGYGKDGSSPALNFPAKAKRVIWLFMVGGTSHMESFDPKPMLNKYDGKTIAETPYKDLLNSPHLKTNLRELLPGQHKVQPKVYRMQVDHKKWGMSGLDISNWWPHVAAHADKLAIVRSLWTTDNDHGAQLQFHTGRHVLEGPHPTIGSWAHYGLGSLNENLPSFVVLGTPLADCCGGVHGHGSHYLGPEHNGIRLKVDPKNPLPFAVSSMPKSAMEQAAEFELAGKLNALSNVTYPDDPALRARIKSYELAYKMQSSVPEVVNFASESEATRKLYGLDNAKTKPFGEQCLAARRLVERGVRFVQVFHGSNGGAGAWDAHGGLKSNHTELCAQVDQPIGALLTDLDQRGLLDETIVVWGSEFGRTPGAEKSDGRDHHPYGFSAWMCGGGIKGGIAHGATDELGFHAVEHRHYVTDLHATVLHQLGLDSRKLEIPGRKRLEIDFGEVIREVIG
- a CDS encoding sigma-70 family RNA polymerase sigma factor, whose amino-acid sequence is MYERARVMQPDLDWAGFVSQLQSLDAYLVMACLERQEAAWDNLFQSKVGRADRLLLDALRSRAARLYPRMELEQETAINDFWGHLIVSSSEESLPILARYDGLRPLVPWLLRVFQNRQLSNLRSPSHRVADLGDDDLLQAFEKPDTLSSSHWHELFRDATRAWLTTLNDQELILLGLRWRYQLSQRESAQLLGIHEGTLSRQMDKLRERCLTEIQEQLESQGWTGDDLQDFILSEMATVLLEDSRLSMASLRQRLKKAGIKIQVPVSEPG
- a CDS encoding MCE family protein yields the protein MTEVLSRKQAWLFAAAVVIGLLLFAFGLFSIGDKQQLWNGTFNITMKVGNAAGLEPGTRVRIQGVPAGQVASIEQPVQRGGDLLVTLKLDGRCRALLGQDARAEIKPEGLLGGKVIDIFPGSPGSETLAEHAIIPGREDSLADDLKKLASESHQTLEDVRKLSEHMKSLSVRSEKAVKEIEGLTSDLREGKGVLGQEVLSTIKQVRDTSQSVQFGFDAMKQLPLVGKHVDPNTKLLVRPGMDKVVGVFTEAELFHEGRSVFHPEGVEQLRAWAAKTLPGTKLSGSEVVIVSYTDPNYPDQRAAEILTQEQAEAIRTYLTDHHGIHKTGTFSRRTVHAIGMGTRVAPGMTASPSTPLRRIEIIIFAPAGTLS